The Rhinolophus ferrumequinum isolate MPI-CBG mRhiFer1 chromosome 6, mRhiFer1_v1.p, whole genome shotgun sequence genome has a window encoding:
- the MAN2C1 gene encoding alpha-mannosidase 2C1 isoform X2 yields MIAAPDPGKMFQVSRAELAVFHRDVHKLLVDLELLLGIAKGLGEDSQRSFQALYTANQIVNVCDPTQPQTFPMAQDLASRFFGQRGGESQHTIHATGHCHIDTAWLWPFKETVRKCARSWVTAVRLMERNPEFIFACSQAQQLEWVKTHYPGLHARLQEFACRGQFVPVGGTWVEMDGNLPSGEAMVRQFLQGQRFFLQEFGKICSEFWLPDTFGYSAQLPQIMRGCGIRHFLTQKLSWNLVNSFPHHTFFWEGLDGSRVLTHFPPGDSYGMEGSVEEVLKTVAKNRDKGRTNHSAFLFGFGDGGGGPTQTMVDRLKRLCNTDGLPRVQLSSPGRLFSALESDSGQLCTWVGELFLELHNGTYTTHAQIKKGNRECERVLHDVELLSSLALARSVHFLYPAAQLQDLWRLLLLNQFHDVVTGSCIQLVAEEAMSHYQDIRSHGNTLLSTAAAALCAGEPGPEGLLIVNTLPWKRTEVLALPRPGGAHSLALVTVPSMGYAPAPAPNSLQPLLPQQPVFVLQETDGSVTLDNGIIRVRLEPTGRLTSLLLVASGREAIAEGALGNQFVLFDDVPLYWDAWDVMDYHLETRKPVLGQAGTLAVGTEGGVRGSACFLLQISPNSRLSQEVVLDVGCPYVRFRTEVHWHEAHKFLKVEFPARVRSPQATYEVQFGHLQRPTHYNTSWDWARYEVWAHRWMDLSEHGFGLALLNDCKYGASVRGSVLSLSLLRASKAPDATADMGRHEFTYALMPHEGSFQDAGVIRAAYSLNFPLLALPAPGPAPATAWSAFSVSSPAVVLETVKQAETSPQGRTLVLRLYEAHGSHVDCWLHTSLPVQEAVLCDLLEQRDPAGHLPLREASLKLTFSPFQVRSLLLTLQPPLN; encoded by the exons ATGATCGCAgcccctgacccagggaagatgTTCCAGGTGAGCCGGGCCGAGCTGGCCGTCTTCCACCGGGATGTCCATAAGCTCCTGGTGGAcctggagctgctgctgggcATAGCCAAG GGCCTCGGGGAGGACAGCCAGCGCAGCTTCCAGGCGCTGTACACAGCCAACCAGATCGTGAACGTGTGCGATCCTACCCAGCCCCAGACCTTCCCGATGGCCCAGGACCTGGCCTCCAGGTTCTTTGGCCAGCGTGGAGGTGAAAGCCAACATACCATCCATGCCACAGGGCACTGCCACATTGATACAG cctGGCTGTGGCCCTTCAAGGAGACTGTGCGGAAATGTGCCCGGAGTTGGGTGACAGCCGTGCGGCTCATGGAGCGGAACCCTGAGTTCATCTTTGCCTGCTCTCAG GCGCAGCAGCTGGAGTGGGTGAAGACGCACTACCCTGGCCTACACGCCCGGCTCCAGGAGTTCGCCTGCCGCGGGCAGTTCGTGCCTGTGGGGGGCACCTGGGTGGAGATG GATGGGAACCTGCCCAGTGGAGAGGCCATGGTGAGGCAGTTCCTCCAGGGCCAGAGATTCTTCCTGCAGGAGTTTGGGAAGATATGTTCCGAG TTCTGGCTGCCGGACACATTTGGCTACTCAGCTCAGCTCCCCCAGATCATGCGCGGCTGTGGCATCAGGCACTTCCTGACCCAGAAACTGAGCTGGAACTTGGTGAACTCCTTCCCG CACCATACCTTTTTCTGGGAGGGGCTGGATGGCTCCCGTGTGCTGACCCACTTCCCACCCGGTGACTCATACGGAATGGAGGGCAGtgtggaggag GTGCTGAAGACAGTGGCCAAAAACCGGGACAAAGGGCGGACCAACCACAGTGCCTTCCTCTTTGGCTTTGGGGATGGGGGCGGTGGACCCACCCAGACCATGGTGGACCGCTTGAAACGACTGTGCAATACAGATGGGCTGCCCAG GGTGCAGCTGTCTTCTCCTGGGCGACTCTTCTCGGCGCTGGAGAGTGACTCGGGGCAGCTGTGCACGTGGGTCGGggagctcttcctggagctgcaTAACGGCACCTACACCACCCACGCTCAG ATCAAGAAAGGGAACCGGGAGTGTGAGCGCGTCCTGCACGACGTGGAACTGCTCAGCAGCCTAGCCCTAGCCCGCAGTGTCCACTTCCTGTACCCGGCAGCCCAGCTGCAGGACCTCTGGAG GCTCCTGCTGCTGAACCAGTTCCATGACGTGGTGACGGGAAGTTGCATTCAGCTGGTAGCAGAGGAGGCCATGTCACACTACCAAG ACATCCGTTCTCATGGCAACACACTGCTCAGCACGGCAGCCGCAGCCCTATGTGCTGGGGAGCCAGGTCCTGAGGGTCTCCTCATTGTCAACACACTGCCCTGGAAACGCACTGAAGTGctggccctgcccaggcctggcGGGGCCCACAGCCTAG CCCTGGTGACAGTGCCCAGCATGGGCTATGCTCCTGCGCCTGCCCCCAACTCACTgcagcccctcctgccccagcagccTGTGTTTGTCCTGCAAGAG ACTGATGGTTCTGTGACTCTGGACAATGGCATCATCCGAGTGAGGTTGGAGCCCACCGGCCGCCTGACATCCCTGCTGCTGGTGGCCTCTGGCAG GGAGGCCATTGCTGAGGGTGCCTTGGGGAACCAGTTTGTGCTGTTTGATGATGTCCCCCTCTACTGGGACGCGTGGGACGTCATGGACTACCACCTGGAGACACG GAAGCCAGTGCTGGGCCAGGCAGGGACCCTGGCAGTGGGCACTGAGGGCGGTGTGCGGGGCAGCGCCTGCTTCCTGCTGCAGATCAGCCCCAACAGTCGGCTCAGCCAGGAGGTCGTCCTGGACGTGGGCTGCCCCTATGTCCGCTTCCGCACGGAG GTGCACTGGCACGAGGCCCACAAGTTCCTGAAGGTGGAGTTCCCTGCTCGTGTGCGGAGCCCCCAGGCCACCTATGAGGTCCAGTTCGGACACCTGCAGCGGCCCACCCACTACAACACGTCTTGGGACTGGGCACGATACGAG GTGTGGGCGCACCGCTGGATGGATCTGTCAGAGCACGGCTTCGGGCTGGCCCTGCTCAACGACTGCAAGTACGGCGCCTCGGTGCGCGGCAGCGTCCTCAGCCTGTCGCT cttgCGGGCGTCCAAGGCCCCCGACGCCACTGCCGACATGGGGCGCCACGAGTTCACCTACGCGCTGATGCCGCACGAGG GCTCCTTCCAGGACGCTGGCGTTATCCGCGCGGCCTACAGCCTCAATTTCCCACTGTTGGCGCTGCCCGCCCCGGGCCCGGCGCCCGCCACGGCCTGGAGTGCCTTCTCGGTGTCCTCGCCAGCGGTCGTGCTGGAGACCGTCAAGCAG GCTGAGACTAGTCCCCAGGGTCGCACGCTGGTCCTCAGGCTGTACGAGGCCCATGGTAGCCACGTGGACTGCTGGCTGCACACATCGCTGCCGGTTCAGGAGGCCGTCCT CTGCGACCTCCTGGAACAGCGCGACCCTGCTGGCCACTTGCCCCTTAGGGAGGCCAGCCTGAAGCTCACCTTTTCTCCCTTCCAAGTGCGATCCCTATTGCTCACACTGCAGCCCCCACTGAACTGA